The nucleotide sequence TAGAAGAATTATCCATTAAAAAGCGAATGGGGTTGGTTGAAATTTTGCCGAACGGTTAAGGGTTAAAGCCTGACGCCGCGTCTGACGATAATTGCCGAACCTTCGGCGACAAATGCCGAACTCGGTTTTGCCGATAAGGCGTCAACAAATTTTTCGCCGTAAATTGCTTTGGCATCGCAATGTAACTGGGCACTGCTTACCTGCCAGACCTGCCAGGGCGGATGGTCAACCTGATATTCAACCGCGCCGCCATCCTTTTGCGCAGCATAGCCCCAGTAATGCTCGGTGATGAATTCGGCTTCTTCGCCCGAAACCAGGGGTTTTGATTCACCGGCAATTCGCACCCTAAGAAAATTCCAATCGCCTCGATGACGCCAGCCGTATTCAACCTGACTGTTATTTTTTAAGTTATGGTTTTCTATTTCAAGCTGATGGCGCATGGGCATCGCGACATAATTTTCGTTGTACACCACGCGCGCCACCGTGGCGATGGCAAAACGCGGAACGATTTCTTTGATGAAGACTACGCCGCGCCGCCAACCTTCACTGGCTTGGTGGCGAACATAAAAACGCAGATTCAACTCTTCAAAATTTCGATGAAAGGGAATCGCTAAACCCAAAACTTTGGTATTTAAAAAGAGAAAACCGACGACGCTCACGAAGGTTTTGCCGTTCCAGGTGTCGAGTTCGGTTCCCGCCGGAACGTAGGGGCGCAAGATGTCTGGCTCAATCTCAAAATTGAGCATCGTTAAATATTTCCATTCGGCGGTAAGAAAAACTTTAGCTTGGTTTGCGCTCATTATAATGAATTCACTGATTCAGCAATTGATTTCATGCCATATCAAGAAAGCGCGCGCGAACTTCCGGTGCAGGCAACAGACAATGGTCATATTTGCCAAACAACCGGTAGCGATACCTGGCAAACAGGTCATAAAAAAAATCGCGAATCGGTCGCGGGATAATATAAAAAATTAGAAAGAATTTCCACCAACCGCCCAGGTAGTTGGCGACTTTCAGTGCGCCGCTTGACCGCACATATAAGCGTTCAGCGGATTCGTAGTTCTCAACAAAAATCAGGGAATCAATATTTTCCAGATGATGGCGGGCTAAAATTTTTTTCCCCAATTCACTTTGCAGCGGCGCAAATTTCAGAGTGCCTTGTTTGTCGTGACTCAGGATAGTTCGTATGCTTTGGTTACAAAAACCACAAACCCCATCATAGAGTAAAAGCTGATTTCCGGAAGACTTTGTCATGTCAATTTAAATGAATTCAGTAACGTTCTCTTAGGTCTTAGCGATTCTAAAAGGTTCAGGCAAGTTTTTCTACCCTTCCTGAAAATTCAAATTCAAGGTGAAAAATTAAAATTCACTCATCGCTTCCCGGTTCGGGGAGTCAACGAGAATGGCTGGGTTGACCAACCTGATGGATAAAAAGTTATGGCACACGCCTTGCCAATGTTTGATGTCTGAAGTTTGAGTAGGCTCTGAAATTTAACAGGAATTCAGGAGAAAAATGATGGTAAAGCCAAAACATGAGCGTGGATTTTCGCTGATAGAATTGCTGCTGGTCGTAACGATTATGGGCGTTCTGGCTGCTATTGCCGTTCCCGCCTTGCGTCGCTCAAGACATCTGGCTCAGGGCGCATCGGCAATTCAAACGCTGAAAGTGTTTGGCAGCGGACAAATTTTATATGAAAGAAAATACGCGGGTTATGGCACCTTGGCGCAACTTTACAGTGAAAATATTATCGACCCGATTGTTGCTACCGGCACAAAAAGCGAATACAACTTTACGCTAACCGTTGGTCCAACCGGGAAGACTTTTACCATCAACGCCAACCCGCAATCGTTTTCCGCTGAAGGCGACTTTTACTTCATGGATGAAACCGGCGTGATTCGTTCAAACAGGGGCGCACCGGCGAATGCCTCCAGCCCACCGATACCCCGATAGCGATTAAAGTGACATAAATTGGCATTTTGAGTGGCGAGATTTGGAAAACGGTTCACCGAAATATAGGTTTAAATATTTTGGTGAACCGTTTTTTTGCGCTGACTCGAAAAGGCTTCTTCCTCAACCGAACCACCCTCAAAAGCTATCTCAAACTTTGACTTGCCTTGAAACAATGATAGGCTTGAATTGAAAGCATCAACCGTTCATCCGAGTTCGCTTCAAAAAATTCAAATCAGGTGGAGTCATTGATGAATAGACGACGTTTGCAATCGGCAAAATGCAGGCTTTTAAGTTTATTATTATTGGCGCTAATCATTTTCAACCTGTTGTCGATAGCTACAAACTATTCTGCCAATGCTCAATCAGCGATTGCTAGCGCGCATGTCGTGGTGATTTCCATAGATGGATTGATGCCGGATTATTATCTCAACTCCACGCAAATCGGCATAAAGCTTCCGACCTTAACGCAAATGAAATTGAACGGCGCATATGCCGAAGGCGTCGAAGGGGTTTATCCATCGGTGACTTATCCGGCGCACACGACATTGATTACTGGTGTCAAACCGGCAACCCACGGCATCGTACAAAATCGTATCTTTGAAGCGCCCGATGCCCCGCAAACCAAAGAGTGGTACTGGTTCGCCAACGCGGTAAAAACCGAAACCCTCTGGTCGATGGCAAAAAAAGCCGGACTCAAAACTGCCGCCATCGGCTGGCCCGTCACGGTCAATGCCGAAATTGATTACAATGTGCCGGAAATATTTGACCCCAAAGAAAACCCGCCAACCGGAAAACGCACCTTGCAATATGCAACGCCGGGTTTATTGCAAAATGCTCTGGTCGCCGGCAAAGAGATGACGACCGACGGACGCCGCACGGCGGTCAGCGAATACATCATTAAAAATTACCAGCCTGATTTATTACTGGTGCATCTGGTTGAATCCGATGATGCGCAACATAAACACGGGCCGCGTTCACCTGAAGCTCTTGCCACTATCGAACGCCTTGACGGATATGTGGGGCGCATCATCGAAGCCACCAAACAGGCGGGGGTGTTTGAGAAAACCACATTTTTTATTGTTTCCGATCACGGTTTCGCGAAGATTAATCAGAAGTTTTTCCCGAACGTTGTCCTGGCTAAAGCGAAACTGATTACCGTCGATAGCAACGGAAAAGTGGCAGATTGGCAAGCCGCTGCCTGGCCTGCCGGGGGCGCATGCCCGATTGTTCTCCGGGATACGAATGACCAGGAGAGCGCAAAAAAAGTTCAAGAATTGTTCAGCAAATATCTGACTCGCACGCATAGTCCCCTCAGCCGCCTGGTTTCTGTTGCGGACGCCAAACGACTGGGCGCTGTGCCGCAAGCCACAGTAATTTTAGAGGCGGCACCGGGCTTTTCATTTGATGAAGCCTTAACCGGCGATGAAGTGCAAAGTTCAGGCGCAACCTACAAGGGCACGCATGGCTATTTGCCTTCGCGCCCGGAAATGTATGCTTCATTGATTATCTATGGCGCGAATGTGCGCGTTGGCGCAAAACTTGCGCTTGCAAAAATGATTGATATTGCGCCGACGGCGGCTGCCTGTCTCGGACTTTCATTTGAAAAAGCCGAAGGCAGACCGCTGGCTGATTTAGTTAAACCGGCAATCCTTCCCAAACCGCAAACCGATAAAAAGAAAAAGGCGAAAGCCTGATTGATTGAGTGAAAGCTTATGGTTTACACAAGAGATTTTGCTTATCTCGAAGAAAAATTAATTACGCATTTAAGCGATGATGAATTGTACAACGTGCAACGCGCCTACGAAGTCGCGGAAAAAGCCCACACCGGGCAACGGCGCGATGAAGGCACCGCCTACATCGTTCATCCCGTGCGCGTTGCCGTAACCCTTGTTGATGAACTCGATATGTACTCGCCGAAACTGATTTGCTCGGCGCTGTTGCACGATGTGATTGAAGACAGCCCGACAACGCGCGCAGAAATCGCCGCTGGTTTTGGCGAAGAGATTGCCGAGATTGTCTGGCTGCTGACCAAGTTTGAAGACGTCAGCCTCGCCGTTTACCTCGAAGAAATCGAAGCCGCGCATCATACGGGCGCGCCGATTGTCAAACTCTGCGACCGGTTGGATAATTTGCGCTTCATTTCGCATTCGCCGAAACTCGAAAAGAAATATCGTTACGCCGACACCACGGAAAAATATTATTTGCCGATGGCGCAAAGAACGAATGCCTATTTATACAGAGAGTTAAACCGCGCCCTCGACGCATTAAAAATCGCGCTTGGCAGCGAATGATTTAACGCTCGTAGCTATTTGCGACTATGTTGAAGCGCCGTCAGAGATTGCTCCCTTAACCGCAGTAACTTGGTTTGTAAGGAGTTCTACGGTAGCAGTTTTTCGTAAGCTCTCAGCATTTGTGAATCAGGGAATAATTTTTGACAGTGGTTTAACGATGCGCGAGCCTTCTCTTTTTCTCCGGCGGATAGTTGAGTTTGAACCAGCGAATAACCGGCGAGCCGAAGATCGGCTTGCAACTCCAGTGCGCTTTGCAAATCCTTCTCAGCCTCCGCATAAGCTTGTCGTTCGAGATTGCGAATGCCGGAGGCTAAGCGTTTATAAGCAGAATCGCCAGTCGCTTGGATTTGCGGAAGCGGGGCTTCGGTGGCGCGTACCAATAAAACCGAGACTGCATCATCGTAGAGCAATCGCCAACGTCCCGAACTGATCAGTTGCGCCAGCGGTTTACCCTCCTGATTTCTTGGAAACAGAATATATTGTGCGCCGGAAGATTCGATGATGTCTTCCCACCCTTGGCGAAACCCTTGAACCATTGAATAGCGAATCAGGGTTTGATCATCGAAAACCGTGTCGGCACGCCCATCGATGAAAACTTTCATGCGCCCTTTGGTGCGATAGTGCAGATATCCGCCCCAGTTGAAATAGGCAAAAACCTTGCCTTCCAGTTGATTGGTTTCGATAAAATTACAGGTTTCGACAGGGAAATTATCTTCGGCAACCAGGTAATGAAAAGCTCGCGCCGTATGCGGATAAGGAGCCAGCCACAGGAAACCGATGAGGGTGGCAATCGTCGGAAAAATGAATTGCGGCACCTTCTGCCATTGGGTCGCAAACAGATAAGCCATCACCGGCGCTACTACTAAACTTTGAGCCATCGCCAATAGCGGAATAAACCGACGACTGGTAAGCGACATCATCAGGGTCAATAAACCGAGCAGCAATTCAGCAACCGGCAGCCCCTTTTCTTTACGATAAGTTTTGGAGACCAGGATAAAAAATCCGCTTAAAATGAAAACCCCAATCATATAAGGATAAAGCAGAGAATGAATGCCCCCGGCTTGAAAAGGAGATTGCCATTCGTCAATCGCAATGGCAAAAGGCGAGTTTTTATCAAAAGCATACTTCAGCGGATAGGTGAAAGCGCGCAGTCCGTTCGGGTTCAGGAAACAGGCAATCACACAGCTTGCGAAAATCAAAATGGGCTTTCGATTATTCACCAAGCCGGTTTTATAAATCTCAACGCCTAAAATTATTACAAGCACTAAAAGCCCGAAAAAAAAGCCGCCATGCAAATTAACCCAAACCAGAAAAAGAAGCGGCAGAAATCGCGGAAAATTTTTCGGCAATCCGAAAAACAGGAGTAGCGCAAAGCCGAGCAGCGAATATAAATGTGGTCGGATGTCTAAAAACGGAGTGGCTGTGGCAATGCCAAATAAAACCGCCAGGTAACTTGACAGCGGGTCTTTTACCCATCGCCGAATCGTGTATAACAGCAGTCCAAACGTAGAAATGACCATCAGCCATTTCCAGTAAACCAGCGATGAGACACCAAATAAATTCCCCCAGATTTGATAGATAAAATCTGCAAGCCATTCATGCTGTAACCACGGTTGCCCCTGCCGTGTAAATGACCACGAATCAACCAGGGGCAATGAGCGGCTTTCATAAATCAAACGACCGGTGGCGATGTGCCACCAGAGGTCTGATCCACGCATCATCGTATAACCGAATGACCAGAATGTAATCCCCGCTGCCAGATACCAAAGCGCCGTCACCATTCGGGTATTTTTCAAAAGTGGTTGAGGAGTGGCGGGAGATTCAACGCCCTGCACAGGAATACCATTGTCCGCCTTTTGCGGCGACTTAATTTTTCTGGTCTTCATTTAAATCTTCTCCAAAAGACCCTGGCTGGGGTTTGGAGGCGAATAGCCACAGAACGATTTCCACTTCATGAGCAAAGGATGATGTCGAGATTTGATTTACCAATATTTCGTGAAGGTAAACAAAAAGCCTTTCTCTTTATCCGGCACGATGCCGCCCATCAACCACAGGTAGACAAAAAAGCCGTAAAACACCGACATAAAAATTAGCGCCGCCCGACGCCACATGGGTGGACGCAAGGCTTGCGGCAAAAATTTGGTGTTGAGGTAAACCAGATGAATGGCGCTGAAAACAAAAACCAACCCCGCCATGTTCGCGCCCAGTTGTAAAAGAATAATCGGCTGGGTAATCCTTAACGCAAGCAATCCCCAAATCACCACAACGGTTAAAACCGTGTAATAAACCACGCGCACATCGCCG is from Acidobacteriota bacterium and encodes:
- a CDS encoding DUF2071 domain-containing protein; the protein is MSANQAKVFLTAEWKYLTMLNFEIEPDILRPYVPAGTELDTWNGKTFVSVVGFLFLNTKVLGLAIPFHRNFEELNLRFYVRHQASEGWRRGVVFIKEIVPRFAIATVARVVYNENYVAMPMRHQLEIENHNLKNNSQVEYGWRHRGDWNFLRVRIAGESKPLVSGEEAEFITEHYWGYAAQKDGGAVEYQVDHPPWQVWQVSSAQLHCDAKAIYGEKFVDALSAKPSSAFVAEGSAIIVRRGVRL
- a CDS encoding DCC1-like thiol-disulfide oxidoreductase family protein, with product MTKSSGNQLLLYDGVCGFCNQSIRTILSHDKQGTLKFAPLQSELGKKILARHHLENIDSLIFVENYESAERLYVRSSGALKVANYLGGWWKFFLIFYIIPRPIRDFFYDLFARYRYRLFGKYDHCLLPAPEVRARFLDMA
- a CDS encoding prepilin-type N-terminal cleavage/methylation domain-containing protein, which encodes MMVKPKHERGFSLIELLLVVTIMGVLAAIAVPALRRSRHLAQGASAIQTLKVFGSGQILYERKYAGYGTLAQLYSENIIDPIVATGTKSEYNFTLTVGPTGKTFTINANPQSFSAEGDFYFMDETGVIRSNRGAPANASSPPIPR
- a CDS encoding ectonucleotide pyrophosphatase/phosphodiesterase, translated to MNRRRLQSAKCRLLSLLLLALIIFNLLSIATNYSANAQSAIASAHVVVISIDGLMPDYYLNSTQIGIKLPTLTQMKLNGAYAEGVEGVYPSVTYPAHTTLITGVKPATHGIVQNRIFEAPDAPQTKEWYWFANAVKTETLWSMAKKAGLKTAAIGWPVTVNAEIDYNVPEIFDPKENPPTGKRTLQYATPGLLQNALVAGKEMTTDGRRTAVSEYIIKNYQPDLLLVHLVESDDAQHKHGPRSPEALATIERLDGYVGRIIEATKQAGVFEKTTFFIVSDHGFAKINQKFFPNVVLAKAKLITVDSNGKVADWQAAAWPAGGACPIVLRDTNDQESAKKVQELFSKYLTRTHSPLSRLVSVADAKRLGAVPQATVILEAAPGFSFDEALTGDEVQSSGATYKGTHGYLPSRPEMYASLIIYGANVRVGAKLALAKMIDIAPTAAACLGLSFEKAEGRPLADLVKPAILPKPQTDKKKKAKA
- a CDS encoding HD domain-containing protein; translated protein: MVYTRDFAYLEEKLITHLSDDELYNVQRAYEVAEKAHTGQRRDEGTAYIVHPVRVAVTLVDELDMYSPKLICSALLHDVIEDSPTTRAEIAAGFGEEIAEIVWLLTKFEDVSLAVYLEEIEAAHHTGAPIVKLCDRLDNLRFISHSPKLEKKYRYADTTEKYYLPMAQRTNAYLYRELNRALDALKIALGSE